The Zobellia alginiliquefaciens genome contains a region encoding:
- a CDS encoding YjjG family noncanonical pyrimidine nucleotidase, which yields MFKDIVTDVFFDLDHTLWDFERNSALTFGKIFQKNRIEVELPDFLQVYTPANFAFWKLYREGKITKEALRYQRLKTVFDDLKYMVSDEVINTLSDDYIAHLSSFNHLFPNTIAILDYLKPKYKLHIITNGFQEVQGKKLKNSKIHDYFDQVIDSEMAGVKKPDPFIFNLALNKANTRAETSLMIGDNLEADILGAQAVGYNVLHFNTHKEPKHDFCEIIEDLHEIKTFL from the coding sequence ATGTTTAAGGACATAGTTACCGATGTATTTTTTGATTTAGACCATACCCTTTGGGATTTTGAACGGAATTCTGCACTTACTTTTGGGAAGATTTTTCAGAAGAACCGGATAGAGGTGGAGCTTCCTGACTTTTTGCAGGTGTACACGCCCGCAAATTTTGCTTTTTGGAAGTTGTATAGGGAAGGTAAGATTACCAAAGAAGCCTTAAGGTATCAACGCTTGAAAACGGTCTTTGATGATTTAAAATATATGGTTTCGGATGAGGTCATCAACACCTTATCGGACGATTATATTGCGCATCTTTCTTCGTTCAATCACTTATTCCCTAATACGATTGCAATTCTTGATTATCTCAAACCAAAATATAAACTCCATATCATTACCAACGGATTTCAAGAGGTTCAAGGTAAAAAGCTAAAAAATTCTAAAATACACGATTATTTCGATCAGGTTATAGATTCTGAAATGGCAGGTGTGAAAAAGCCTGACCCTTTTATTTTTAATTTGGCTTTGAACAAAGCAAATACCAGGGCGGAAACCTCATTAATGATAGGTGATAATCTAGAGGCCGATATACTAGGTGCCCAAGCTGTGGGCTATAATGTATTACATTTTAATACACATAAAGAGCCTAAGCATGATTTTTGTGAAATCATTGAGGATTTGCACGAAATAAAAACCTTTTTATAG
- a CDS encoding polysaccharide deacetylase family protein, whose translation MLLIYTHKITPRFRYTMKQVFTRILGIEVSFTTKVEDFIKHSGAKITYTKQPLQNEFFVRSNDLLFEQGINDLQITVHDWNGVPCFFRTGERSSLPFDIFSASFYLLSRYEEYLPHVKDIHDRFPVKDSIAYRNKFLKLPVVDIWAYRLLDELKIKFPDLEYKPKKYRYVSAIDVTTSHCFAHRGVVRNVAGFFYDLGTLKFKRVGQRFKVWFNPDEDPYNNFTFLIDLHRKFKTKSIFFFQFAEYSTYDKNVSPNNNKFRYLIKSIADYSKVALAASYSSFNDNELLKKEKKKLTGVINRPINSSRLRYNRVDLPHTYRNLVDAEFVDDYTMGYTHEVGFRASTCTPFYFYDINLEVQQPIRIHSFAFHDYAFVNAINEDVVMGQVLAIAEAIKAVNGEFVSVFSNELLGGDEKIDWMKLYETVLKQCHV comes from the coding sequence ATGTTACTTATTTACACCCATAAAATTACACCGCGTTTCAGGTATACCATGAAGCAGGTCTTTACACGTATATTGGGTATTGAAGTTTCTTTTACTACTAAAGTCGAAGATTTTATTAAGCATTCAGGTGCTAAGATTACGTATACAAAACAACCTTTGCAGAACGAATTCTTTGTTCGTAGCAACGACCTTCTTTTTGAACAAGGTATAAATGATTTACAGATAACGGTTCATGATTGGAATGGTGTTCCTTGTTTTTTTAGAACGGGCGAGAGAAGCAGTCTACCTTTTGATATATTTTCTGCCAGTTTTTATTTGTTAAGTAGGTACGAGGAGTACCTACCTCATGTAAAGGATATACACGATCGTTTTCCCGTTAAGGATAGCATCGCCTATAGAAACAAATTTCTTAAGTTACCGGTTGTGGATATTTGGGCGTATAGGTTACTGGATGAGCTTAAAATCAAGTTTCCTGATCTAGAATATAAACCCAAGAAATACCGTTATGTTTCAGCTATAGATGTAACCACATCACATTGCTTTGCTCATAGAGGTGTTGTCAGGAATGTGGCCGGTTTTTTTTATGATCTGGGTACGTTAAAATTTAAAAGAGTAGGGCAACGTTTTAAGGTGTGGTTTAATCCGGATGAAGACCCGTACAATAATTTCACTTTTTTAATCGATCTACATAGAAAGTTTAAAACCAAAAGTATATTCTTTTTTCAGTTTGCAGAATACTCAACTTATGATAAAAATGTTTCCCCAAATAATAATAAGTTTCGTTATCTCATAAAATCAATTGCAGATTATTCTAAAGTTGCACTAGCAGCATCGTATAGTTCGTTCAATGATAACGAACTATTGAAAAAAGAAAAGAAAAAGCTGACCGGGGTTATCAATAGACCTATAAATTCCTCTAGATTACGTTACAACAGGGTAGATTTACCACATACCTACAGAAATTTGGTAGATGCTGAGTTCGTGGACGATTATACTATGGGTTACACGCATGAGGTTGGTTTTCGCGCCAGTACGTGCACCCCGTTTTATTTTTATGATATCAATTTAGAAGTGCAGCAGCCTATTAGAATACACTCGTTCGCCTTTCATGATTATGCTTTTGTTAATGCCATAAATGAGGATGTGGTAATGGGTCAGGTTTTGGCTATTGCTGAGGCTATAAAAGCTGTAAATGGCGAGTTCGTTTCTGTTTTTTCAAATGAATTATTAGGTGGAGACGAAAAGATAGATTGGATGAAATTGTATGAAACCGTTTTAAAGCAATGCCATGTTTAA
- the radC gene encoding RadC family protein: protein MHEKSTSFSIKHWSDDDKPREKLVQKGRSVLSDAELIAILIGSGSRDESAVELAKRILASANNNLNELGKLTIKQLMTFKGIGEAKAVTIAAALEMGRRRRGEEAQKISKINSSRDVFDLLQPRIGELQHEEFWILYLSNANKVLHSAQLSKGGLTGTLVDVRIVMRQALEQGAVGLVLSHNHPSGTLRPSEEDRKVTQKLKRAAAALDIKVLDHLIITQKDYYSFADEGIL from the coding sequence ATGCATGAAAAATCAACCTCGTTCTCAATCAAACATTGGTCAGATGATGATAAGCCTAGAGAAAAGTTAGTCCAGAAAGGAAGATCCGTTTTATCGGATGCCGAATTGATTGCTATTCTCATTGGTTCCGGGAGTAGGGATGAAAGTGCGGTTGAGCTGGCAAAACGTATTTTAGCCTCTGCAAATAACAACCTGAATGAATTGGGTAAACTTACCATTAAACAACTGATGACTTTTAAGGGTATTGGCGAAGCAAAAGCGGTAACTATTGCAGCTGCGCTAGAGATGGGAAGAAGAAGACGTGGTGAGGAAGCTCAGAAAATTAGCAAAATAAACAGTAGTAGAGATGTTTTTGATTTGCTACAACCGCGCATAGGAGAGTTGCAACACGAAGAATTTTGGATATTATACCTGAGTAATGCCAATAAAGTACTTCATAGCGCACAGTTAAGCAAAGGCGGATTAACAGGAACACTGGTAGACGTCCGCATTGTAATGCGGCAGGCGCTGGAACAAGGTGCGGTTGGGCTGGTGCTATCGCATAATCACCCTTCAGGAACTTTAAGACCTAGTGAAGAAGACCGTAAAGTGACCCAAAAATTAAAAAGAGCGGCTGCTGCACTTGATATAAAAGTTTTGGATCATTTGATAATTACCCAAAAGGATTATTATAGCTTTGCTGATGAAGGTATTCTTTAA
- a CDS encoding UDP-N-acetylmuramate--L-alanine ligase, producing MQIHFIAIGGSAMHNLALALAHKGDVVTGSDDVIFEPSKSRLKDQGLLPESFGWFPEKINENLDAVILGMHAKADNPELLKAQELGLKIYSYPEFLYEQAKDKTRVVIGGSHGKTTITSMILHVLNYHDREVDFMVGAQLEGFERMVHLTDDNDFMILEGDEYLSSPIDRRPKFHLYKPNIALLSGIAWDHINVFPTFENYVEQFQIFVDSIVKGGSITYNEEDLEVKKVVEASENTIRKLPYTTPEYTIEDGTTLLETPEGPMPIEVFGKHNLSNLAGAKWICQNMGVDEDDFYEAIATFSGASKRLEKIAEGKSSVAYKDFAHSPSKVAATTKAVKEQYENRKLIACLELHTYSSFNPEFLKEYKGALDAADEAVIFYLPESVAIKKLKEVTPEQISEAFERNDLKIYTNAASFKDFVFSQDYDNAVLLLMSSGNYGGLDLIQLKEKFSL from the coding sequence ATGCAGATTCATTTTATTGCAATTGGTGGTAGTGCCATGCACAATTTAGCTTTGGCCTTGGCACATAAAGGTGATGTTGTTACTGGAAGTGACGATGTTATTTTTGAACCCTCTAAATCCCGTTTGAAAGATCAAGGGCTTCTTCCTGAGAGTTTTGGTTGGTTCCCAGAAAAGATAAATGAGAATCTGGATGCTGTTATTTTGGGTATGCATGCAAAAGCCGATAACCCTGAACTATTGAAAGCCCAAGAGTTAGGCTTAAAAATATATTCGTATCCTGAATTTTTGTATGAGCAGGCCAAAGACAAGACACGTGTGGTTATTGGCGGTAGCCATGGGAAAACTACAATTACCTCTATGATTCTTCATGTGTTGAATTACCATGATAGAGAGGTTGATTTTATGGTGGGTGCACAACTGGAAGGTTTTGAACGTATGGTTCACCTGACAGATGATAATGATTTTATGATATTGGAAGGGGATGAATACTTGTCGTCTCCTATAGACCGTAGACCTAAGTTTCATTTATATAAACCTAATATAGCGCTGTTAAGTGGTATTGCATGGGACCATATTAATGTATTTCCTACTTTCGAAAATTATGTAGAGCAGTTTCAGATTTTTGTTGACAGTATAGTAAAAGGAGGCAGTATCACTTACAATGAAGAAGACCTTGAGGTTAAAAAGGTTGTAGAAGCATCTGAAAATACGATTCGTAAATTACCGTACACAACGCCTGAGTATACTATTGAAGACGGCACAACTCTTTTGGAAACTCCGGAAGGCCCTATGCCTATTGAAGTTTTTGGAAAACATAATTTGAGCAATTTGGCAGGCGCCAAATGGATTTGCCAGAATATGGGCGTAGATGAAGATGATTTCTACGAAGCTATTGCAACATTTTCAGGAGCTTCTAAACGATTGGAGAAAATTGCAGAAGGGAAATCTTCAGTTGCTTATAAAGACTTTGCGCATTCTCCAAGTAAAGTGGCTGCAACAACAAAAGCGGTAAAAGAGCAATATGAAAACCGTAAACTAATAGCTTGTTTAGAACTACATACGTATAGTAGTTTTAATCCTGAATTTTTAAAAGAATACAAGGGCGCTTTAGATGCAGCGGACGAAGCGGTAATTTTCTATTTACCAGAATCTGTGGCCATTAAAAAATTGAAAGAAGTTACACCGGAACAAATTTCGGAAGCTTTTGAACGTAACGACCTTAAGATTTATACTAACGCGGCCAGTTTTAAGGACTTTGTTTTTAGTCAGGATTATGATAATGCCGTTTTACTTCTAATGAGTTCCGGTAATTACGGTGGTTTGGATCTGATTCAATTAAAAGAGAAATTTTCTTTGTAA